The following coding sequences lie in one bacterium genomic window:
- a CDS encoding restriction endonuclease subunit S, producing MRTSTPRPIKDYCIGIYDGPHATPKEASDGPIFLGIKNITDDGHLDLSQIRHISEEEFPRWTRRVTPQADDIVFTYEATLHRYAIIPKGFRGCLGRRVALVRPDPNKVDSRYLLYYFMSHEWRKVVEIINGATVDRIPLERFPDFPIALPSLSVQRKITTILSIYNDLIENNQRRMALLEESVRLLYQEWFIRLRFPGHEHTRIIDGVPEGWENKTLGELADVTMGQSPESKYYNETGEGLPFHQGVADFGNRFVTDRVYTTAQNRVAYEGSILCSVRAPVGRLNITLNKIVIGRGLSALRSLSGHQSFLFYQMRAHFFKEDMIGSGAIFASVTKTEFENQKLLSPPNQLVQAFEEISVPIDNQLRMLFFQNQKLRSARDLLLPRLMSGEITV from the coding sequence ATGAGGACCTCTACACCACGCCCGATCAAGGATTACTGCATTGGTATTTATGATGGACCCCACGCAACACCGAAAGAGGCTTCCGATGGGCCGATTTTTCTTGGCATCAAGAATATCACCGATGATGGACACCTTGATCTCTCCCAGATTCGTCATATTTCAGAAGAAGAATTCCCAAGGTGGACACGGCGAGTAACTCCACAAGCTGATGACATCGTCTTTACATATGAGGCAACACTACACCGTTATGCGATTATTCCTAAAGGCTTTCGAGGCTGTCTTGGGCGTCGCGTTGCACTTGTGCGACCTGATCCAAATAAAGTTGATAGCCGATATCTTCTCTATTACTTCATGTCTCATGAATGGAGAAAAGTTGTTGAGATCATAAATGGTGCGACAGTTGATCGTATTCCATTGGAGAGATTTCCAGATTTCCCTATAGCTCTTCCATCCCTCTCAGTTCAACGCAAGATTACAACAATTCTCTCTATCTACAACGACCTAATCGAAAACAACCAGCGACGGATGGCACTATTGGAGGAGTCGGTGCGGTTGCTATATCAAGAGTGGTTCATAAGGTTGCGCTTTCCTGGGCATGAACATACTCGCATTATAGATGGGGTGCCGGAGGGGTGGGAGAATAAAACGCTTGGTGAACTTGCTGATGTGACAATGGGGCAAAGCCCAGAGTCGAAGTATTACAATGAGACAGGCGAGGGGCTGCCGTTTCACCAAGGTGTAGCCGATTTTGGGAACCGCTTCGTTACTGATAGGGTGTACACTACAGCCCAAAACCGCGTCGCCTATGAGGGCAGCATCCTTTGCAGTGTTCGAGCTCCTGTTGGAAGGCTCAATATCACCCTCAATAAAATCGTGATTGGTCGAGGTCTATCTGCACTTCGAAGCCTCTCAGGCCACCAGTCCTTCTTGTTTTACCAAATGCGCGCTCACTTTTTCAAAGAAGATATGATTGGGTCGGGTGCAATATTCGCTTCAGTTACAAAGACGGAGTTCGAGAACCAGAAGCTCTTGTCTCCGCCTAATCAGTTGGTTCAAGCTTTCGAGGAAATTTCAGTACCGATAGATAACCAACTGCGAATGCTCTTTTTCCAAAACCAAAAACTCCGCTCAGCCCGCGATCTGCTCCTGCCTCGTCTGATGAGCGGCGAGATAACGGTATGA
- a CDS encoding PDDEXK nuclease domain-containing protein has product MRDMVKAIEGYSQLLKDIRERIRSAQYEALRAVNKELVSLYWDIGRVISEQKQDQGWGKSLVQGLADDLQQEFPGIKGFSASNLWRMKSFYETYSPSEKLAPLVREIGWSHNLIILERCNDLLEKEFYLRMTKKFGWSKNVLIHQIENQSYEKTLLGQTNFDQTVSPQILAQAKLAVKDEYTFDFLELDSEHSERELERALIARIEDFLRAMGGLFAFVGSQFRLEVDGKEYFIDLLLYHRRLKCLVALELKIGEFKPEFVGKMQFYLAALDNLVRVEGENPSIGIILCKEKSRTIVEYALHDTHKPIGVATYRIVKRLPKELKGQLPSPEEIVKLLEVEI; this is encoded by the coding sequence ATGCGTGACATGGTAAAAGCGATCGAAGGATACTCGCAATTATTGAAGGATATCCGGGAGAGAATCCGGTCGGCGCAGTATGAGGCTTTGCGCGCTGTCAATAAGGAGTTAGTGTCTCTCTACTGGGATATTGGCCGGGTAATCTCGGAACAAAAACAGGACCAGGGCTGGGGAAAATCCCTCGTACAGGGGCTTGCCGACGATTTGCAGCAAGAATTCCCTGGCATTAAAGGTTTTTCCGCATCCAACCTTTGGCGGATGAAGTCGTTTTACGAGACATATTCTCCCAGTGAAAAACTCGCACCACTAGTGCGAGAAATCGGATGGTCTCATAATCTCATCATTCTGGAGCGATGCAATGACTTGTTGGAAAAGGAATTCTACCTGCGCATGACGAAAAAGTTCGGCTGGTCAAAAAATGTCCTCATCCATCAAATAGAAAACCAAAGCTATGAAAAAACACTGCTCGGCCAGACGAATTTCGACCAGACCGTTTCTCCTCAAATTCTCGCTCAGGCTAAACTGGCAGTCAAAGACGAGTATACTTTCGATTTTCTTGAGTTGGATTCTGAACACAGCGAGCGGGAATTGGAGCGTGCTTTGATCGCCCGTATCGAGGATTTCCTGCGCGCTATGGGCGGATTGTTTGCCTTTGTTGGCAGCCAATTTCGACTGGAAGTGGACGGCAAGGAGTATTTCATTGACCTGCTCCTTTACCATCGCCGGTTGAAATGCCTGGTGGCGCTGGAATTAAAGATTGGTGAGTTCAAACCTGAATTTGTGGGCAAGATGCAGTTTTATTTGGCTGCCTTGGATAATCTCGTCCGTGTCGAGGGCGAGAATCCTTCTATCGGCATCATTCTATGCAAGGAAAAAAGCCGTACAATCGTCGAGTACGCTCTGCATGATACCCATAAGCCTATCGGCGTTGCTACCTACCGTATCGTCAAACGTCTGCCCAAAGAATTGAAAGGCCAGTTGCCCTCACCCGAAGAAATTGTTAAGCTGTTGGAGGTGGAGATATGA
- a CDS encoding N-6 DNA methylase: protein MQNIEQLENSLWEAADQLRANSKLTSSEYCMPVLGVIFLRHATNRYQAALAQIEADQASGKMPKRQLVKGDFIKRRALMLPENARYEALLSIPKGNGVIGKSLVEAMNAIEEDFEPLRGQLPKDYDRFEDDLLEDLLRNFDSEVLRTASGDVFGRIYEYFLMKFAIQGAQDNGEFFTPPSLVQTIVNVIEPDHGIIFDPACGSGGMFVQSSHFIENEGLETMKRVTFYGQEKTATTIRLAKMNLAVHGLEGDIREANTFYDDVHPIWGKCDFVMANPPFNVDMVNAEKVNGDRRLPFGLPGISKGKAKKNNGDGKKSMGTVSNANYLWISYFHSYLKETGRAGFVMSSQASSAGHGEAEVRRKLVETGNVDVMIAIRSNFFYTRTVPCELWHFDKGKPENRRDQVLMIDARNVYRKVTRKIYDFSPEQLANLSAIVWLYRGQQARFLDLVKSYLSKVCTESSVISERLDAFDATLKAVREPFEAFVQGIADIEAIPDEQKQMLKDGLAEWREAATAYETDRKTLVAGLAGFRQQYETALPATNDMQHAARQAFDPLAAQIKGLVKQVDLLYKLASRAGDMAGKLVGELTGKVSGEVAGETAGNVGGMAAIEKAVELYDRRATIKRFKQLDEQRKDAVEQLKSAAYFHRQVVWLQDRFPDGMMQAVPGLCKVVTRAEIAAADWSLTPGRYVGVAPSEIDEDFDFEQALRDIHVELADLNKEAVELAAKIQENFEALGI from the coding sequence GGAGGCGGCTGATCAGCTTCGCGCTAATTCCAAGCTGACTTCCAGTGAATACTGCATGCCGGTGTTGGGAGTGATCTTCTTGCGCCATGCAACCAACAGGTATCAGGCTGCACTCGCACAGATCGAAGCAGATCAGGCGTCTGGCAAGATGCCCAAACGTCAACTGGTGAAGGGCGACTTCATAAAACGCCGGGCGCTGATGCTGCCGGAGAACGCTCGTTATGAAGCCCTGCTCAGCATTCCCAAGGGTAATGGCGTTATCGGGAAATCGCTGGTCGAGGCAATGAACGCCATCGAGGAGGACTTTGAGCCGCTCAGGGGGCAGCTTCCCAAGGATTATGACCGGTTTGAGGACGACCTTCTCGAAGACCTGCTGCGCAATTTTGATAGCGAGGTTCTGCGCACAGCATCGGGCGATGTGTTTGGCCGGATATATGAATATTTCCTCATGAAATTCGCAATCCAGGGCGCACAGGATAACGGTGAATTCTTTACTCCGCCTTCCCTGGTGCAAACGATTGTCAATGTCATCGAGCCTGATCACGGCATAATCTTTGACCCTGCCTGCGGATCCGGCGGCATGTTTGTGCAGTCCAGCCATTTCATCGAGAATGAAGGGCTGGAAACCATGAAACGGGTAACTTTCTATGGCCAGGAAAAGACCGCAACCACCATCCGGCTGGCCAAGATGAACCTTGCTGTTCACGGGCTGGAAGGCGATATCCGTGAGGCCAACACTTTCTATGATGATGTCCATCCCATCTGGGGCAAGTGTGACTTTGTTATGGCTAATCCGCCCTTCAATGTAGACATGGTGAACGCTGAAAAGGTCAACGGCGATCGACGCCTGCCATTCGGCCTGCCAGGTATCAGCAAGGGAAAGGCCAAGAAAAACAATGGCGATGGAAAGAAAAGCATGGGTACAGTCTCCAACGCCAATTACTTATGGATATCCTATTTCCACAGTTATCTGAAAGAGACAGGCCGCGCTGGCTTTGTCATGTCCTCCCAGGCATCCAGCGCCGGACACGGCGAGGCAGAAGTGCGCCGTAAACTGGTTGAGACTGGTAATGTAGACGTAATGATCGCCATCCGCTCAAACTTTTTTTATACCCGAACTGTGCCGTGCGAGTTATGGCACTTTGACAAGGGCAAACCCGAAAACCGACGCGACCAGGTGCTGATGATCGATGCCCGCAACGTCTACCGGAAGGTCACGCGCAAGATTTATGACTTCAGCCCTGAACAGCTCGCTAACCTTTCTGCCATTGTCTGGCTCTACAGAGGACAGCAGGCCAGGTTTCTCGATCTGGTGAAGTCCTACCTCTCTAAGGTATGCACTGAGAGTAGCGTTATTTCCGAGCGGCTTGATGCTTTCGATGCCACGCTTAAGGCTGTCCGGGAACCTTTTGAAGCTTTTGTCCAAGGCATTGCAGACATTGAAGCGATACCGGACGAGCAGAAGCAGATGCTCAAGGATGGACTGGCCGAATGGCGTGAAGCAGCCACCGCCTATGAAACTGACCGTAAAACTCTGGTTGCTGGCCTGGCGGGTTTCCGCCAGCAGTATGAAACCGCTCTGCCTGCCACTAATGACATGCAGCACGCTGCCCGGCAAGCCTTCGATCCGCTTGCTGCTCAAATCAAAGGGCTGGTGAAGCAGGTTGATCTGCTCTATAAGCTCGCCAGCCGGGCCGGGGATATGGCTGGAAAGTTAGTTGGGGAACTGACCGGAAAGGTATCTGGGGAGGTGGCCGGAGAAACGGCTGGAAATGTAGGCGGGATGGCGGCCATTGAGAAGGCCGTTGAATTGTATGACCGCCGAGCAACAATAAAACGTTTCAAGCAATTGGATGAACAGCGCAAGGATGCGGTTGAGCAACTTAAAAGCGCTGCCTATTTTCATCGCCAAGTCGTGTGGTTGCAGGACCGATTCCCGGATGGTATGATGCAGGCTGTGCCTGGGCTATGCAAGGTCGTCACCCGCGCCGAGATTGCAGCAGCAGACTGGAGCCTCACACCAGGCCGCTATGTTGGGGTTGCTCCATCTGAGATTGATGAGGACTTCGACTTTGAGCAGGCCCTCCGTGACATTCATGTGGAACTGGCAGACCTCAACAAAGAGGCTGTCGAGCTGGCGGCAAAGATTCAGGAAAATTTTGAGGCGTTGGGGATATGA